One stretch of Amycolatopsis tolypomycina DNA includes these proteins:
- a CDS encoding ABC transporter ATP-binding protein codes for MSTTTGPPPLIGVENVKMPEWARVDERVAAAGFAQAVRTLPTAISVVLRLAWRTSPRLTLLAAVVHVVSGCVTAFGLLATANVFTALLEQGPTPERVLQSLPAIAVVTGSYAARAVLDAAVAAVEGALRPRVTAAADDAVTASVVRVGLIAFEDADFRELARQGARFGVRAIETSLRRLADLTSSVISLAAAMITAGLLNPWLAPVLLLAAAADGWAAARVAKLNYRHFLDTVGRNIRKSVVEEVATWRSMALERHALTLQEPLLGEYRRISRSLMREEIRLAHRSNLVRTSGRAAAGFGTAVAYLVLGWLLYTGAMELALAGTAVLAMRTASTALSNTMRAVNSLYEDSFYIGFYNQLLEESRKRQPPPMSVTAPADPAEIRLDGVTFTYPGRESPALRDISLTIRRGEVVALVGENGSGKTTLGKLLTGLYPPDEGTVSWDDVDLARADPASVHANIAVIAQEPAEWPMTAANNITVGRLGRPDPERQAWREAVDYSGADEVIAALPAGEKTVLSKKFDEGHDLSGGQWQRMGIARGIYRDAAVLVADEPTAALDARAEARVFAGLQHASRSGRGRRTTVLVTHRLANIRSADRILVLEKGRLIEQGTHDDLIRAGGVYHELYEIQARAYRNGSP; via the coding sequence GCCCGCCCCCGCTGATCGGGGTCGAAAACGTCAAGATGCCCGAGTGGGCACGCGTCGACGAACGCGTGGCCGCCGCGGGCTTCGCCCAGGCCGTGCGCACGCTGCCCACGGCCATCTCGGTCGTGCTGCGGCTGGCGTGGCGCACGTCGCCACGGCTGACGCTGCTGGCCGCCGTCGTGCACGTCGTCTCCGGCTGCGTCACCGCGTTCGGGCTGCTCGCCACCGCGAACGTCTTCACCGCACTGCTCGAACAGGGCCCGACGCCGGAGCGGGTGCTGCAGTCGCTGCCGGCGATCGCGGTCGTCACCGGGTCGTACGCGGCGCGGGCGGTGCTGGACGCCGCCGTGGCCGCCGTCGAGGGTGCGTTGCGGCCACGGGTCACCGCCGCGGCGGACGACGCGGTGACGGCGTCGGTGGTGCGCGTCGGGCTGATCGCGTTCGAAGACGCGGACTTCCGGGAGCTGGCCCGGCAGGGCGCGCGGTTCGGGGTGCGGGCCATCGAGACGAGCCTGCGCCGGCTGGCCGACCTCACGTCGTCGGTGATCTCGCTGGCGGCGGCGATGATCACGGCCGGGCTGCTCAACCCGTGGCTGGCGCCGGTGCTGCTGCTCGCCGCGGCGGCCGACGGCTGGGCCGCCGCGCGTGTCGCGAAGCTGAACTACCGGCACTTCCTGGACACCGTCGGGCGCAACATCCGCAAGTCCGTCGTCGAAGAGGTCGCCACCTGGCGCTCGATGGCCCTCGAACGGCACGCACTGACGCTGCAGGAGCCGCTGCTCGGCGAGTACCGGCGCATCTCGCGCAGCCTCATGCGCGAGGAGATCCGGCTGGCGCACCGGAGCAACCTGGTGCGCACCAGCGGGCGGGCCGCGGCGGGCTTCGGCACGGCCGTCGCGTACCTCGTGCTCGGCTGGCTGCTCTACACCGGCGCGATGGAGCTGGCGCTGGCCGGCACGGCGGTGCTGGCGATGCGCACGGCGTCGACGGCGCTGTCCAACACCATGCGCGCGGTCAACTCGCTGTACGAGGACTCGTTCTACATCGGGTTCTACAACCAGCTGCTCGAAGAATCCCGGAAGCGGCAGCCACCGCCGATGTCGGTGACGGCGCCCGCCGACCCGGCCGAGATCCGGCTCGACGGCGTCACGTTCACGTACCCGGGCCGGGAAAGCCCGGCGCTGCGGGACATCTCGCTGACGATCCGGCGCGGCGAGGTGGTCGCGCTGGTCGGCGAAAACGGCTCGGGCAAGACGACGCTCGGCAAGCTGCTCACCGGGCTCTACCCACCGGACGAGGGCACGGTCAGCTGGGACGACGTCGACCTCGCGCGGGCCGACCCGGCCTCGGTCCACGCGAACATCGCGGTGATAGCGCAGGAGCCGGCGGAGTGGCCGATGACGGCGGCGAACAACATCACGGTCGGCCGCCTCGGCCGGCCGGACCCGGAGCGGCAGGCGTGGCGCGAGGCGGTCGACTACTCGGGCGCGGACGAAGTGATCGCCGCCCTGCCCGCCGGCGAGAAAACCGTGCTGTCGAAGAAGTTCGACGAGGGGCACGACCTGTCCGGCGGCCAGTGGCAGCGCATGGGCATAGCGCGCGGCATCTACCGCGACGCCGCGGTCCTGGTGGCCGACGAACCCACGGCGGCCCTCGACGCCCGCGCCGAAGCCCGGGTGTTCGCGGGTCTCCAGCACGCGAGCCGCTCGGGCCGCGGCCGCCGCACGACGGTCCTGGTGACCCACCGCCTGGCCAACATCCGTTCGGCCGACCGGATCCTGGTACTGGAGAAAGGGAGATTGATCGAGCAAGGCACCCACGACGACCTGATCCGAGCGGGCGGCGTCTACCACGAGCTGTACGAGATCCAGGCCCGCGCCTACCGCAACGGCTCGCCATGA
- a CDS encoding 2-keto-4-pentenoate hydratase, giving the protein MNVREAAASLLETASEREPLSAEWADLDVDTAYAIQDEALRQRRARGETLVGVKLGLTSRAKQQRMGIDAPLLAWLTDAMVLPAGVPVPPLIHPRAEPELVFVMGRRLAGPGVTAATALAAVDRVHGGIEVIDSRYADYRFTLPDAVADNGSSAYFSVGPVGVPPSSLDLSLEAALLEVDGQIVDTATGAAVLGHPAEALALAANVLAARGLALEPGWLVLTGGMTDAVPLRGTSRVAAHFSHLGSLTLAT; this is encoded by the coding sequence ATGAACGTGCGCGAGGCGGCGGCTTCGCTGCTGGAGACGGCTTCGGAGCGCGAGCCGCTCTCGGCCGAGTGGGCGGACCTGGACGTCGACACGGCGTACGCGATCCAGGACGAGGCCCTGCGGCAGCGCCGGGCCCGCGGCGAGACGCTGGTCGGGGTGAAGCTGGGCCTGACGTCCCGGGCCAAGCAGCAGCGGATGGGCATCGACGCGCCGTTGCTGGCCTGGCTGACGGACGCGATGGTGCTGCCGGCCGGCGTCCCCGTGCCGCCGCTGATCCACCCGCGCGCGGAGCCGGAACTGGTCTTCGTCATGGGCCGCCGGCTGGCGGGCCCGGGCGTGACGGCGGCGACGGCCCTGGCCGCGGTCGACCGCGTGCACGGCGGCATCGAGGTGATCGACAGCCGGTACGCGGACTACCGGTTCACACTCCCGGACGCCGTCGCGGACAACGGCTCGTCGGCGTACTTCAGCGTGGGCCCGGTCGGCGTTCCTCCGTCTTCGTTGGACCTGTCCCTGGAGGCGGCCCTGCTGGAGGTCGACGGCCAGATCGTCGACACGGCCACGGGCGCGGCCGTGCTGGGCCACCCGGCGGAGGCGCTGGCCCTGGCGGCCAACGTCCTCGCGGCCCGGGGCCTGGCCCTGGAGCCGGGCTGGCTGGTGCTGACCGGCGGCATGACGGACGCGGTCCCGCTCCGCGGCACCTCCCGCGTCGCCGCCCACTTCTCCCACCTGGGCTCCCTGACCCTCGCCACCTGA
- a CDS encoding 2-keto-4-pentenoate hydratase, producing the protein MDVSKVQEAASALARAYATREPIEPLIKTYPDAGVEDAYRIQQEQVRHWVEGGDAVRGHKVGLASAAMQRQMGVDQPDYGHLTGSMFHLEHQPIPTSAFLQPRIEPEIAFVLGSALRGPGVTVADAVRAVEFVLPSLEIVDSRIQDWKISLFDTISDNASSGGVVLGSSPTSLGSVDLRLAGCVLYQNGTVAATGAGGAVLGSPLNSLVWLANTVGPLGVTLEPGHVVLPGSMTRAIPVSPGDTIVATIAGIGSVTAVFSEES; encoded by the coding sequence GTGGATGTCAGCAAGGTGCAGGAGGCCGCCTCGGCGCTGGCGCGGGCTTATGCCACGCGCGAGCCGATCGAGCCGCTGATCAAGACGTACCCGGACGCGGGCGTCGAGGACGCGTACCGGATCCAGCAGGAGCAGGTGCGCCACTGGGTCGAGGGCGGCGACGCCGTCCGCGGGCACAAGGTCGGCCTCGCGTCGGCGGCGATGCAGCGGCAGATGGGCGTCGACCAGCCCGACTACGGGCACCTGACCGGCAGCATGTTCCACCTGGAGCACCAGCCGATCCCGACGTCGGCGTTCCTGCAGCCGCGGATCGAGCCGGAGATCGCGTTCGTGCTCGGCTCGGCCCTGCGCGGCCCGGGCGTGACGGTCGCCGACGCGGTCCGCGCGGTCGAGTTCGTGCTGCCGTCGCTGGAGATCGTCGACTCCCGCATCCAGGACTGGAAGATCTCGCTGTTCGACACGATCTCCGACAACGCGTCGTCCGGCGGGGTGGTGCTGGGCAGCAGCCCCACTTCCTTGGGTTCGGTGGATCTGCGGCTCGCCGGGTGCGTGCTGTACCAGAACGGCACGGTGGCGGCGACGGGCGCGGGCGGCGCGGTGCTCGGTTCGCCGTTGAACTCGCTGGTGTGGCTGGCGAACACGGTGGGCCCGCTCGGCGTCACCCTGGAACCAGGGCACGTCGTGCTGCCGGGATCGATGACCCGCGCGATTCCGGTTTCGCCGGGCGACACGATCGTCGCCACCATCGCCGGGATCGGCAGCGTGACAGCGGTGTTTTCGGAGGAATCATGA
- a CDS encoding VOC family protein produces the protein MAPTQAEVAKLAEIRDELRERHLRPAAERPATNGRGIHHTALISSDVERTIEFYQDILGFPLTELIENRDYPGSSHFFFDVGNGNAVAFFDLPGLDLGPYAEVLGGLHHLALSVTPERWSAIKDKLDEAGVQYLLESKTSIYLSDPDGARVELISDPLGEMYGEKIG, from the coding sequence ATGGCACCGACCCAGGCCGAGGTCGCCAAGCTCGCCGAGATCCGCGACGAGCTGCGGGAGCGCCACCTGCGCCCGGCCGCCGAACGCCCGGCGACGAACGGGCGCGGCATCCACCACACCGCGCTGATCTCCAGTGACGTCGAGCGGACCATCGAGTTCTACCAGGACATCCTCGGCTTCCCGCTCACCGAGCTCATCGAAAACCGCGACTACCCCGGCTCCAGCCACTTCTTCTTCGACGTCGGCAACGGCAACGCGGTCGCTTTCTTCGACCTGCCCGGCCTGGACCTCGGCCCGTACGCCGAAGTCCTCGGTGGACTGCACCACCTGGCCCTGTCCGTCACGCCCGAACGGTGGAGCGCGATCAAGGACAAGCTCGACGAAGCCGGCGTGCAGTACCTGCTGGAGAGCAAGACCTCCATCTACCTGTCCGATCCGGACGGTGCCCGCGTCGAGCTGATCTCCGACCCGCTCGGCGAGATGTACGGCGAGAAGATCGGCTGA
- a CDS encoding CoA-binding protein, with protein MNAEDILRDAKTIAVVGLSRDPAKAAHGVPAVLQAHGFRIIPVHPTATELLGEKVYRSLKDIPEPVDLVDVFRPSPEAPGIAADAVEIGAKALWLQQGIVSAEARRIAEAGGLAYVENRCTAVVRATASISKS; from the coding sequence ATGAACGCAGAGGACATCCTCCGAGACGCGAAGACCATCGCCGTCGTGGGCCTGAGCCGTGACCCGGCGAAGGCGGCGCACGGCGTCCCCGCGGTCCTGCAGGCCCACGGCTTCCGGATCATCCCGGTGCACCCGACCGCGACCGAGCTGCTCGGCGAAAAGGTGTACCGGTCGCTGAAGGACATCCCGGAGCCGGTGGACCTGGTCGACGTCTTCCGGCCGTCGCCCGAAGCGCCGGGCATCGCCGCCGACGCCGTCGAAATCGGCGCCAAGGCGCTGTGGCTGCAGCAGGGCATCGTCTCCGCCGAAGCGCGCCGCATCGCCGAAGCGGGCGGGCTCGCCTACGTCGAAAACCGCTGCACCGCCGTCGTGCGCGCGACCGCCTCGATCTCGAAGAGCTAG
- a CDS encoding NHL repeat-containing protein, which translates to MTSSEVAALPRAFGGPGCGPGQFRAPSGIAVDTRGRVWVADTGNDRVQAFTGDGALVRVLAGRLKAPEAVTVDAAGNVYVADTGNHRVVQFSWQGGFVREFGGLARPRAVALDHAGRLLVDDTGRVARFDTRTGAALSDTAEPIGSPRDVAGDGAGGVWVAEPGNHRIVHFGASG; encoded by the coding sequence GTGACCAGCAGTGAAGTCGCCGCGCTCCCGCGGGCGTTCGGCGGGCCCGGCTGCGGGCCGGGGCAGTTCCGGGCGCCGTCCGGGATCGCCGTCGACACCCGCGGCCGCGTGTGGGTGGCGGACACCGGCAACGACCGCGTCCAGGCGTTCACCGGCGACGGCGCGCTCGTGCGCGTCCTGGCCGGGCGGCTCAAGGCACCGGAAGCGGTCACGGTCGACGCGGCGGGCAACGTCTACGTCGCCGACACCGGCAACCACCGGGTGGTGCAGTTCTCGTGGCAGGGCGGGTTCGTGCGCGAGTTCGGCGGCCTGGCCCGGCCCCGCGCCGTGGCGCTGGACCACGCCGGACGGCTGCTGGTCGACGACACCGGGCGCGTCGCCCGGTTCGACACCCGCACCGGCGCCGCGCTGTCCGACACCGCGGAGCCGATCGGCTCACCGCGGGACGTGGCCGGTGACGGCGCGGGCGGTGTCTGGGTCGCCGAGCCGGGCAACCACCGCATCGTCCACTTCGGAGCGTCTGGCTAG
- a CDS encoding GvpL/GvpF family gas vesicle protein: MTLQLFGVVRAGHPRAPRTVCWEDLAMVVGDPEPDPAAHLAVVSALVEGGPVLPVRFGTVAEDEETVRTEVLAPAADTYRADLDRLDGLAEVHVCLRFTEPGSAWRAARSDVLLSQVAERARDSVALPAGESADERWAFLVGLGDLLVVRDTVAGLAGGDGVQAEWLGPLPAYSFLDRRTCSRWSW; the protein is encoded by the coding sequence GTGACGCTCCAGCTGTTCGGCGTCGTCCGCGCCGGGCACCCGCGGGCACCGCGGACGGTGTGCTGGGAGGACCTGGCGATGGTCGTCGGCGATCCCGAGCCCGACCCGGCCGCGCACCTGGCGGTGGTGTCCGCGCTCGTCGAGGGCGGTCCGGTGCTGCCGGTCCGGTTCGGCACCGTGGCCGAGGACGAGGAGACCGTCCGCACCGAGGTGCTCGCCCCGGCCGCCGACACCTACCGCGCCGACCTCGACCGGCTCGACGGCCTGGCCGAGGTGCACGTCTGCCTGCGGTTCACCGAACCCGGATCCGCCTGGCGAGCCGCCCGCTCGGACGTCCTGCTCTCCCAGGTCGCCGAGCGGGCCCGCGACTCCGTGGCGCTGCCGGCGGGCGAGAGCGCCGATGAGCGGTGGGCGTTCCTGGTCGGGCTGGGCGACCTGCTCGTCGTCCGGGACACCGTCGCCGGGCTCGCCGGCGGTGACGGCGTCCAGGCCGAGTGGCTCGGGCCGCTGCCCGCGTACAGCTTCCTCGACCGGCGGACGTGCTCCCGCTGGAGCTGGTGA
- the gvpJ gene encoding gas vesicle protein GvpJ translates to MTRPGQTGGTLTDTLNVLLDKGLVIDATVKVSLIGIELLSIEARVVIASVDTYIRYLEAMQRVTAQAQQPNPGQVSIGLDQTVGLIPPPPPTPAVAVPVEPAIPVDQQ, encoded by the coding sequence GTGACCAGACCGGGACAGACCGGTGGCACCCTCACCGACACCCTCAACGTCCTGCTGGACAAGGGACTCGTCATCGATGCCACGGTGAAGGTGTCCCTGATCGGGATCGAGCTGCTGTCGATCGAGGCCAGGGTCGTGATCGCCAGCGTCGACACCTACATCCGCTACCTCGAAGCGATGCAGCGGGTGACCGCGCAGGCGCAGCAGCCCAACCCCGGGCAGGTCTCCATCGGGCTCGACCAGACCGTCGGGCTGATCCCGCCCCCGCCACCGACACCCGCCGTCGCCGTCCCGGTGGAGCCCGCCATCCCCGTCGACCAGCAGTGA
- a CDS encoding gas vesicle protein K, translated as MTERIAADAGRGLGHLVVTVLDILKEVLERQALRRLDAGTLTPDQVEALGQALIALELRFAEIRAALDGIPADIPADIAATEGVK; from the coding sequence ATGACCGAGCGCATCGCCGCCGATGCCGGCCGCGGGCTCGGCCACCTGGTGGTCACCGTGCTCGACATCCTCAAGGAAGTGCTGGAGCGGCAGGCGCTGCGGCGCCTCGACGCCGGCACCCTCACCCCGGACCAGGTCGAAGCGCTCGGCCAGGCCCTGATCGCGCTGGAGCTCCGGTTCGCCGAGATCCGCGCCGCACTCGACGGCATCCCAGCCGACATCCCAGCCGACATCGCCGCGACCGAAGGAGTGAAGTGA
- the gvpJ gene encoding gas vesicle protein GvpJ, translated as MADSDLFAGAPGRGDLLAEVVTPSGTNTAEAIVDLLDRVVHRGAVVSGDVIISLAGIDLVRLDLRLLLLGIDGTHR; from the coding sequence ATGGCTGACAGCGACCTGTTCGCGGGTGCGCCGGGCCGTGGCGACCTGCTCGCCGAGGTCGTCACGCCGAGCGGGACCAACACCGCCGAAGCGATCGTCGATCTGCTCGACCGGGTCGTGCACCGCGGCGCCGTCGTCAGCGGGGACGTGATCATCTCGCTCGCCGGCATCGATCTGGTGCGGCTCGACCTGCGATTGCTGCTGCTCGGCATCGACGGGACGCACCGATGA
- a CDS encoding GvpL/GvpF family gas vesicle protein: MTTGNWLCAYAITRNRPSTLDIGPVPRLIGYRDLGVVVSEVAPTRFDRIDTLDPVDGTLAELAREHDAVVRAVFRSEPVLPLRFGTVLDGEAAARRLLEAGYDQARDCLDEVAGHREWGVRVRHTEPAATTRPDAAGLTGTQYLVRRRERLRAIQRAREDVAGTAGRLEEALRRHAADSVERARPHGVLVNTAYLVETGREAAFHAEVEWFARELSAAGATVETSGPWPPYSFTDLELGAAAHG, translated from the coding sequence GTGACCACCGGAAACTGGCTGTGCGCGTATGCGATCACCCGCAACCGCCCGTCCACATTGGACATCGGCCCGGTGCCGCGGCTCATCGGCTACCGCGACCTCGGCGTGGTCGTCTCCGAGGTGGCGCCGACGCGCTTCGACCGCATCGACACGCTCGACCCGGTCGACGGCACGCTCGCCGAGCTGGCCCGGGAGCACGACGCCGTGGTGCGGGCGGTGTTCCGCAGCGAACCGGTGCTGCCGCTGCGGTTCGGCACGGTGCTCGACGGCGAGGCCGCCGCCCGCCGGCTCCTGGAGGCGGGCTACGACCAGGCGCGCGACTGTCTCGACGAGGTGGCCGGGCACCGGGAGTGGGGCGTCCGGGTGCGGCACACCGAGCCGGCCGCGACGACCCGGCCGGACGCGGCGGGCCTGACCGGAACGCAGTACCTGGTGCGGCGCCGCGAACGGCTGCGGGCGATCCAGCGCGCCCGCGAAGACGTGGCCGGCACCGCCGGGCGCCTCGAGGAGGCGTTGCGTCGGCACGCGGCGGACAGTGTGGAGCGGGCCCGGCCGCACGGCGTGCTGGTGAACACGGCGTACCTGGTGGAGACGGGCCGCGAGGCGGCGTTCCACGCGGAGGTGGAGTGGTTCGCCCGCGAGCTCAGCGCGGCGGGGGCCACGGTGGAGACATCGGGACCGTGGCCGCCGTACTCGTTCACGGACCTCGAACTCGGAGCGGCGGCCCATGGCTGA
- a CDS encoding gas vesicle protein yields the protein MADILERVLDKGVVIAGDIGVSVVDVELLTLRIRLFIASAQTAREMGMDWWTNDPFFAPNAARGELGAPDLAARVAELEARLPVPGGREEPR from the coding sequence TTGGCGGACATTCTGGAACGCGTACTCGACAAGGGTGTCGTCATCGCCGGTGACATCGGCGTCAGCGTCGTCGACGTCGAATTGCTGACCCTGCGGATCCGGCTGTTCATCGCGTCCGCGCAGACCGCCCGCGAAATGGGCATGGACTGGTGGACGAACGATCCGTTCTTCGCGCCGAATGCCGCGCGGGGTGAACTCGGGGCGCCCGACCTGGCGGCGCGCGTCGCCGAACTGGAGGCCCGGCTGCCCGTGCCGGGCGGGAGGGAAGAACCCCGGTGA
- the gvpO gene encoding gas vesicle protein GvpO: protein MQNKTSPEAAGKSVSRLRAADAIQAATAQFGMVTGLTPHAVTGIRGRGQGGWSVLIDVVELARIPDSTSVMATYRVDIEADGELGACERLRRFTRGTTDS, encoded by the coding sequence GTGCAAAACAAAACTTCCCCCGAAGCCGCCGGGAAATCCGTTTCCCGGCTGCGCGCCGCCGACGCCATTCAAGCGGCGACCGCCCAGTTCGGCATGGTGACCGGGCTCACCCCGCACGCCGTGACCGGGATCCGCGGCCGCGGTCAGGGCGGCTGGTCCGTGCTCATCGACGTCGTGGAGCTGGCGCGGATCCCGGATTCCACCAGCGTGATGGCCACCTACCGGGTGGACATCGAAGCCGACGGTGAGCTCGGCGCGTGCGAGCGGCTGCGGCGGTTCACGCGGGGCACCACCGATTCCTGA
- a CDS encoding response regulator transcription factor — MRLLIVEDEREFAETLRRGLVAEGFTADVAHTGREGLWRATEHAYDVVVLDIMLPELSGYEVLKRLRAAENWTPVLMLTAKDGEYDEADAFDLGADDYLSKPFSFVVLIARLRALLRRGAPARPAVLEAGDLRLDPAARTVHRGQKRIELTAREFGLLEFLLRRAGTALSKNEILTHVWDAHYDGDENVVEVYIGYLRRKIDTPFGTHTIETVRGVGYRLVDVTRS; from the coding sequence GTGCGCCTGCTGATCGTGGAGGACGAGCGCGAGTTCGCGGAGACGCTGCGGCGGGGACTGGTCGCCGAGGGCTTCACCGCCGACGTCGCGCACACCGGGCGCGAGGGCCTGTGGCGGGCGACCGAGCACGCCTACGACGTCGTGGTGCTCGACATCATGCTGCCCGAGCTGTCCGGCTACGAGGTGCTCAAGCGCCTGCGGGCGGCGGAGAACTGGACGCCGGTGCTGATGCTGACGGCCAAGGACGGCGAGTACGACGAAGCCGACGCGTTCGACCTCGGCGCCGACGACTACCTGTCCAAGCCGTTCTCCTTCGTCGTGCTCATCGCCCGGCTGCGGGCGCTGCTGCGCCGCGGCGCGCCGGCCCGGCCGGCCGTGCTGGAGGCGGGCGACCTGCGGCTCGACCCCGCCGCCCGTACCGTCCACAGGGGACAAAAGCGGATCGAGCTGACCGCGCGGGAGTTCGGGTTGCTGGAGTTCCTGCTGCGCCGGGCCGGGACGGCGCTGTCGAAGAACGAGATCCTGACGCACGTCTGGGACGCGCACTACGACGGCGACGAGAACGTCGTCGAGGTCTACATCGGGTACCTGCGGCGGAAGATCGACACGCCGTTCGGCACCCACACCATCGAGACGGTCCGCGGCGTGGGCTACCGCCTGGTAGACGTTACTCGATCGTAA
- a CDS encoding sensor histidine kinase — protein MRLGRVIAATGVRMRTTAVAVFALALAIAAAGVVVVLLLEESLDRSVTESARSTGRQVAIQLIREGARDLSASDVASTGDTEAVTQVLDARGTPIASDPAIVGHPALTTARPVVGHEIVETLPLGLNGDNDDYRVVSQEVTGPGGPFTVISARSLEPVTEASTRLTLLLGLIAVPLLAIAGLAVYRAVGSALRPVERMRRTVAEISTRDLAARVPLPPGGDEVHRLAVTLNEMLSRLASAQAAQRRFVADASHELRSPLSTISTALDVSGRHPESTGDLVPVIGRETARLRELVDDLLMLARTDDATDRPQRTEVDLDDIVRAEAERVRGETTADVEVRAGPAKVHGSEAQLRRAVRNLVDNARGHARSRIRVSSAVRGDLAVVEVSDDGPGVAEADRERIFERFVRLDASRQRGHGGTGLGLPIVAGIAARHGGRARYAESDEPGARFVIELPVIDLPKEE, from the coding sequence GTGAGACTGGGCAGGGTGATCGCCGCGACCGGCGTCCGGATGCGCACCACCGCCGTGGCGGTGTTCGCGCTCGCGCTGGCCATCGCCGCCGCAGGCGTGGTCGTGGTGCTGCTGCTGGAGGAGTCGCTCGACCGCAGCGTCACCGAGAGTGCCCGCAGCACCGGGCGCCAGGTGGCCATCCAGCTCATCCGCGAAGGCGCGCGCGACCTGAGCGCGAGCGACGTCGCCAGCACGGGCGACACCGAGGCCGTCACGCAGGTGCTCGACGCCCGCGGTACGCCGATCGCGAGCGACCCGGCGATCGTCGGGCACCCGGCGCTGACCACGGCCCGCCCCGTCGTCGGGCACGAGATCGTCGAGACGCTGCCGCTCGGCCTGAACGGCGACAACGACGACTACCGCGTCGTGTCGCAGGAGGTGACCGGGCCGGGCGGGCCGTTCACCGTCATCTCCGCGCGCTCGCTGGAACCCGTGACGGAGGCCTCGACGCGGCTGACGCTGCTGCTCGGCCTGATCGCCGTCCCGCTGCTGGCCATCGCCGGGCTCGCGGTGTACCGCGCGGTCGGGTCGGCGCTGCGGCCGGTCGAGCGGATGCGCCGGACCGTCGCCGAGATCTCGACGCGCGACCTCGCCGCGCGCGTGCCGCTGCCGCCGGGCGGCGACGAGGTGCACCGCCTGGCCGTGACGCTCAACGAAATGCTGTCCCGGCTCGCGTCGGCCCAGGCGGCGCAGCGCCGGTTCGTCGCGGACGCCAGCCACGAACTGAGATCACCGCTCTCGACGATAAGCACTGCTCTCGACGTCTCCGGGCGGCACCCGGAGAGCACCGGCGACCTGGTGCCGGTGATCGGCCGCGAGACGGCGCGGCTGCGCGAGCTCGTCGACGACCTGCTCATGCTGGCCCGCACCGACGACGCGACCGACCGGCCGCAGCGCACCGAGGTCGACCTCGACGACATCGTCCGCGCCGAAGCCGAGCGGGTCCGCGGCGAGACGACGGCGGACGTCGAGGTCCGCGCCGGGCCGGCGAAGGTGCACGGCAGCGAGGCCCAGCTGCGGCGGGCGGTGCGCAACCTGGTCGACAACGCGCGCGGGCACGCGCGCTCGCGCATCCGCGTCAGCAGCGCGGTGCGCGGCGACCTCGCCGTCGTCGAGGTGAGCGACGACGGCCCCGGCGTCGCGGAAGCCGACCGGGAGCGGATCTTCGAGCGGTTCGTCCGGCTCGACGCGTCGCGGCAGCGCGGGCACGGCGGCACCGGGCTGGGCCTGCCGATCGTGGCCGGCATCGCGGCGCGCCACGGCGGCCGGGCGCGCTACGCCGAGTCCGACGAGCCCGGCGCGCGGTTCGTGATCGAGCTGCCGGTGATCGACCTGCCGAAGGAGGAGTAG
- a CDS encoding type 1 glutamine amidotransferase, whose amino-acid sequence MADSTVHIGLLLPELLGTYGDTGNAQVLGKRLQWRGLDAEVVPVGLGEPVPSTLDLYLLGGGEDGAQALAAAHLRKYPGLRRAVAAGAVVFGVCAGLQVLGTRFRGLDGVDHDGLGLLDVTTEPGEQRAVAELVATPSELLAGESLTGFENHLGASKLGADSAPLGRVVRGTGNGDGTEGAVTDRVVGTYLHGPALARNPALADLLLAWTVGHPLGPLRVPEVERLRGERLAVPRRRR is encoded by the coding sequence GTGGCTGACTCGACCGTCCACATCGGACTTCTACTGCCTGAACTGCTGGGCACCTACGGCGACACCGGCAACGCCCAGGTGCTCGGCAAGCGGCTGCAGTGGCGCGGGCTGGACGCCGAAGTGGTCCCCGTCGGGCTCGGCGAGCCAGTGCCGTCCACTTTGGACCTCTACCTGCTCGGCGGCGGTGAGGACGGCGCCCAGGCGCTCGCCGCCGCGCACCTGCGGAAGTACCCTGGCCTGCGGCGCGCGGTCGCGGCCGGCGCGGTGGTCTTCGGCGTGTGCGCCGGCCTGCAGGTGCTCGGCACCCGCTTCCGCGGCCTCGACGGCGTCGACCACGACGGGCTCGGCCTGCTCGACGTCACCACCGAACCCGGCGAGCAGCGCGCGGTCGCCGAGCTGGTCGCGACGCCGTCGGAGCTCCTGGCAGGCGAGTCGCTGACCGGCTTCGAAAACCACCTCGGCGCCAGCAAGCTCGGCGCCGACAGCGCGCCGCTCGGGCGGGTCGTGCGCGGCACCGGCAACGGCGACGGCACCGAGGGCGCGGTGACGGACCGGGTCGTCGGCACCTACCTGCACGGCCCGGCGCTCGCCCGCAACCCCGCGCTGGCCGACCTGCTGCTGGCCTGGACGGTCGGGCACCCGCTCGGCCCGCTGCGCGTGCCCGAAGTCGAGCGCCTGCGCGGGGAGCGGCTCGCCGTCCCACGCCGCCGCCGGTGA